The Sphaerospermopsis torques-reginae ITEP-024 genome has a window encoding:
- a CDS encoding glycoside hydrolase family 10 protein, with protein sequence MISNTASFPDIQNHWARLFIQALAQRRILNGYRDGSFRPNSPVTRAEFAAIIASVLTTTKKRDYVPFGDVPVTLWANSAIRKVYETGFLVGYPDQTFRPNDSISRGDVLVAMVNGLGIASQVQPDLVSKLGQIYQDAATIPNYAINQVAIASSVGWVVSYPNIKLLNPRMAATRADVAVMVYQALVYLGRAEKIASEYIVVVPLSGNQPRTVRVSHNREFRGAWITTVWNSDWPSKPGLSVEQQKTELLQIIQQLQSLNFNALILQVRPEGDALYASSLEPWSAWITGTQGKAPEPFYDPLEFAIAECHKRNIEVHAWFNPYRAKTTTKSGANVRPHIAITNPEVVYQWGNQLWMDPGSKIVQDRAYNVIIDVLNRYDVDGIHLDDYFYPYPISGQSFPDNKTYAAYQANGGKLSLEDWRRENVNQMVLRLSEGIKKTKSHVKFGISPFGIYRPGQPAGIVGLDPYNALYADSRKWLQEGWIDYLAPQLYWRTDQTQQSYEVLLKWWTEANTKQRHIYAGNNISKLDGKAWKNSEIEKQILISRNLAKNLSLGNIFFSMNAIKENLQGIADQFKQVYYSRPSIIPTMSWQSQNPPSPPKEIKFENGRLNWQRGDDKPVRSWTLYRQSGDNWIIQRILSAGTTFATVPPGTYAVCAVDRLGNESVGVVITVT encoded by the coding sequence AGATGTACCTGTTACACTTTGGGCTAATAGTGCAATTAGAAAAGTTTACGAAACTGGATTTTTGGTTGGCTACCCTGATCAGACTTTTCGCCCTAATGATAGTATTTCCAGGGGTGATGTTTTAGTTGCGATGGTGAATGGTTTGGGAATTGCTAGTCAAGTCCAACCTGATTTGGTGAGTAAATTAGGACAAATCTATCAAGATGCGGCAACAATTCCTAACTATGCTATCAATCAGGTGGCGATCGCCTCTAGTGTTGGTTGGGTAGTGAGTTATCCAAATATCAAATTACTCAATCCCAGGATGGCTGCGACTCGTGCTGATGTGGCTGTGATGGTATATCAGGCTTTGGTATATCTGGGAAGGGCAGAAAAAATTGCTTCTGAATATATAGTAGTAGTACCATTGTCTGGAAACCAACCCAGGACTGTGAGGGTAAGTCATAACCGGGAGTTTCGGGGTGCTTGGATCACAACTGTGTGGAATAGTGATTGGCCTTCTAAACCAGGGTTGAGTGTTGAACAGCAGAAAACGGAATTACTGCAAATTATTCAACAATTACAATCTTTAAATTTTAACGCCTTAATTTTACAGGTGCGTCCAGAAGGTGATGCTTTATATGCTTCTAGTTTAGAACCTTGGAGTGCTTGGATTACGGGAACTCAGGGAAAAGCACCAGAACCATTTTATGATCCTTTAGAATTTGCGATCGCTGAATGTCATAAACGCAATATTGAAGTTCATGCTTGGTTCAATCCTTACCGTGCCAAAACCACTACTAAAAGTGGTGCTAATGTCCGTCCCCATATAGCTATAACTAATCCTGAAGTTGTCTATCAATGGGGTAATCAATTATGGATGGACCCCGGCTCAAAAATTGTTCAAGATCGAGCTTACAATGTCATTATTGATGTTCTCAACCGTTACGATGTAGATGGGATTCATCTTGATGATTATTTTTACCCCTATCCTATATCTGGTCAATCTTTCCCTGATAATAAAACTTATGCAGCTTATCAAGCAAATGGGGGTAAACTGAGCTTAGAAGATTGGCGACGGGAAAACGTTAATCAAATGGTATTGCGTTTATCAGAAGGAATTAAAAAAACTAAATCTCATGTTAAATTTGGGATTAGTCCTTTTGGGATTTATCGCCCTGGACAACCAGCAGGAATTGTGGGTTTAGATCCCTATAATGCTCTTTATGCTGACTCTAGAAAATGGTTGCAAGAAGGTTGGATAGATTATTTAGCACCGCAACTTTATTGGCGGACTGATCAAACACAACAAAGTTATGAAGTCTTGTTGAAATGGTGGACTGAAGCTAATACCAAACAGCGACATATTTACGCCGGAAACAACATTTCCAAACTAGATGGTAAAGCTTGGAAAAATTCAGAAATTGAAAAACAAATTCTCATTTCTCGGAACTTAGCTAAAAATTTGTCCTTGGGAAATATATTTTTTAGTATGAATGCTATCAAAGAAAATCTCCAAGGTATTGCTGATCAATTTAAACAGGTTTATTATTCTCGTCCGTCCATAATTCCTACTATGTCATGGCAAAGTCAAAATCCTCCTTCTCCTCCCAAAGAAATTAAATTTGAAAATGGTAGATTAAATTGGCAAAGAGGTGATGATAAACCCGTGCGTTCTTGGACTCTTTACCGTCAAAGTGGAGATAATTGGATAATTCAGCGCATTTTGTCTGCTGGTACTACTTTTGCTACTGTACCACCGGGAACTTATGCGGTGTGTGCGGTGGATAGGTTGGGTAATGAAAGTGTGGGTGTGGTAATTACTGTAACTTAA